The following coding sequences lie in one Lolium perenne isolate Kyuss_39 chromosome 2, Kyuss_2.0, whole genome shotgun sequence genomic window:
- the LOC127332698 gene encoding probable GTP diphosphokinase RSH2, chloroplastic, producing the protein MPAAVACSVKCRPHYRLTAPQPPAALELLPRAQAAAGELRATRCRSPPSLSFARASDHQPDSPRAPCRSPPSARRARAGVAGEEAGRSDSAAALLGGAQSLHAIFRDELVRKAFYAAEAAHRGQMRASGDPYLQHCVETAALLAELGAGPSVVAAGLLHDTVDDAGLDYGSISEQFGAGVADLVKGVSNLSHLSKLARRSNTASRTDEADRLRTVFLAMEDARAVLIKLADRLHNMRTLDSLPKIKRQCFAKETLEIFAPLANQLGILNWKEQLENLCFKHLYPEQYEELSSNLHQFYNRDMIAAAIRRLEQALQVSGLSYRSISGRHKSMYSIYSKMARKKLEMDEIYDVHGVRVILENKADCFTTLEVVHHLWPRIPGKFKDYVNSPKPNGYQSLHTVVLSEEALPLEIQIRTGDMHLQAEFGIAAHWRYKEGLRSCSSCSPEMVDWVRCVVTWQCESLHIDHPSPLGVGPSPRTTCTFPSHSDDCPFSYSKQYDHSGPILVILLENEKMSVQELPQKSKILDLLKRASSYDMQLSLRLNCHAVHNLNQELKMGDVLELIPSTPCKSGSYMRGFHRFRHLDRHRTVDLVNIDMTEQLII; encoded by the exons ATGCCGGCGGCGGTCGCCTGCTCCGTCAAGTGCCGCCCCCACTACCGCCTCACGGCGCCGCAGCCCCCCGCCGCGCTGGAGCTCCTGCCCCGCGCCCAGGCCGCCGCCGGCGAGCTGCGGGCGACCCGGTGCCGGAGCCCGCCCTCCCTGTCCTTCGCGCGGGCCTCCGACCACCAACCGGACTCTCCCCGTGCTCCCTGCCGAAGCCCCCCGTCCGCCAGGCGAgctcgcgccggcgtggcgggcgaggaggcgggccgctcCGACTCCGCGGCCGCGCTGCTCGGCGGCGCGCAGTCGCTGCACGCCATCTTCCGCGACGAGCTCGTGCGGAAGGCCTTCTACGCGGCCGAGGCGGCTCACCGCGGCCAG ATGCGCGCGAGCGGCGACCCTTACCTGCAGCACTGCGTGGAGACAGCGGCGCTGCTCGCGGAGCTCGGCGCCGGCCCTTCGGTTGTCGCGGCGGGGCTGCTGCACGACACCGTCGACGACGCGGGTCTGGATTATGGCTCCATCTCCGAGCAGTTCGGCGCTGGCGTCGCGGACCTTGTCAAGGGG GTTTCTAACCTAAGTCATTTGAGCAAACTGGCTCGTCGAAGCAATACAGCGAGCAGAACTGATGAAGCTGACAGGTTACGTACGGTCTTCCTTGCAATGGAAGATGCGAGAGCCGTGCTCATCAAACTTGCTGATAGACTACACAATATGAGGACGTTGGATTCGTTGCCCAAGATCAAGCGTCAGTGCTTTGCAAAGGAAACACTGGAGATATTTGCTCCGTTGGCAAATCAATTGGGGATATTGAACTGGAAGGAACAGCTTGAAAATCTGTGCTTCAAGCACCTTTATCCAGAACAATACGAGGAACTGTCATCTAATCTTCATCAGTTCTACAACAGAGATATGATTGCAGCAGCAATAAGGCGACTAGAACAAGCCCTTCAGGTGAGCGGACTATCCTATCGTTCCATATCGGGGAGGCATAAGAGCATGTACAGCATCTACAGCAAGATGGCAAG GAAGAAACTGGAGATGGATGAAATCTATGATGTACATGGGGTGCGTGTGATACTTGAGAATAAAGCTGATTGTTTCACAACATTAGAAGTTGTCCATCATTTGTGGCCTAGAATTCCTGGGAAGTTCAAAGACTATGTGAACAGCCCCAAACCTAATGG GTACCAGTCCCTGCACACGGTTGTCCTCAGTGAAGAAGCACTCCCATTAGAGATCCAAATTCGTACTGGGGACATGCATTTGCAGGCAGAGTTCGGAATTGCTGCACATTGGAGGTACAAGGAAGGCCTTCGGAGTTGCTCTTCATGCTCTCCTGAAATGGTTGACTGGGTTAGATGTGTTGTTACGTGGCAGTGTGAATCTTTGCACATAGATCACCCTTCACCTCTTGGAGTTGGTCCGTCACCGAGGACAACATGCACCTTCCCTTCTCACTCTGACGATTGTCCTTTCTCCTATTCGAAACAATATGATCACAGTGGACCAATCCTAGTAATACTTCTGGAGAACGAAAAG ATGTCAGTGCAAGAGCTCCCCCAAAAGTCAAAAATACTGGACCTATTGAAGAGGGCATCTTCCTATGACATGCAGTTGAGCCTGAGGCTGAATTGCCATGCTGTGCACAATTTGAACCAAGAGCTGAAGATGGGCGATGTGCTGGAGCTAATTCCTTCAACTCCATGCAAATCTGGAAGTTACATGAGGGGGTTCCACCGGTTTCGCCATCTTGACAGACATCGAACAGTAGATCTTGTGAATATAGATATGACAGAGCAGCTAATCATCTGA
- the LOC127330029 gene encoding transcription initiation factor TFIID subunit 9-like isoform X1 has product MDPRAVQTPLPPAADAGDEPRDTRVVKEILHSLGLKEGDYEPAVVQQFLILAYRYAGGVLVDALAYADHAGRGASLDADDVRLAILSNATFFPQLPSREAIIEMARSRNTTPLPKYNTPLGSISLPPDQDMLLRPNDQWLYHLKPSDNVEETKNKDDDEICNPEATRNNEEKNGSDKQQFSKRISAKLNAMAARASRRRILNTRKSKKVQPLI; this is encoded by the exons ATGGACCCCAGAGCCGTAcagacacctcttcctccggcggCGGACGCCGGCGACGAGCCACGGGATACGCGCGTCGTGAAGGAGATCCTGCACTCGCTGGGGCTCAAGGAAGGGGATTACGAGCCGGCAGTGGTGCAGCAGTTCCTGATACTCGCCTACCGCTACGCCGGCGGCGTGCTCGTCGACGCGCTGGCCTACGCAGATCACGCCGGAAGGGGCGCGTCGCTCGATGCGGACGACGTCCGTTTGGCCATTCTCTCCAACGCCACCTTCTTCCCCCAGCTGCCCAGTCGCGAG GCTATCATCGAAATGGCACGTAGTCGGAACACAACCCCCCTGCCCAAGTATAATACTCCTCTAGGATCAATCTCTCTTCCACCTGATCAGGACATGTTGTTGAGACCAAATGACCAATGGCTTTATCACTTGAAGCCAAGCGATAATGTTGAAGAAACTAAGAACAAGGATGACGATGAAATCTGCAATCCTGAAGCTACTCGCAACAATGAAGAAAAAAATGGTAGCGATAAGCAACAATTTTCTAAGAGGATTTCTGCCAAACTCAATGCTATGGCTGCTAGGGCCTCAAGACGACGTATACTGAACACTCGAAAATCCAAGAAGGTTCAACCATTAATATGA
- the LOC127330029 gene encoding transcription initiation factor TFIID subunit 9-like isoform X2, whose amino-acid sequence MDPRAVQTPLPPAADAGDEPRDTRVVKEILHSLGLKEGDYEPAVVQQFLILAYRYAGGVLVDALAYADHAGRGASLDADDVRLAILSNATFFPQLPSREIARDYFTVIKDIEEKILW is encoded by the exons ATGGACCCCAGAGCCGTAcagacacctcttcctccggcggCGGACGCCGGCGACGAGCCACGGGATACGCGCGTCGTGAAGGAGATCCTGCACTCGCTGGGGCTCAAGGAAGGGGATTACGAGCCGGCAGTGGTGCAGCAGTTCCTGATACTCGCCTACCGCTACGCCGGCGGCGTGCTCGTCGACGCGCTGGCCTACGCAGATCACGCCGGAAGGGGCGCGTCGCTCGATGCGGACGACGTCCGTTTGGCCATTCTCTCCAACGCCACCTTCTTCCCCCAGCTGCCCAGTCGCGAG ATTGCACGAGATTACTTTACCGTAATCAAGGACATCGAGGAGAAGATCTTATGGTAA